From the genome of Salvia splendens isolate huo1 chromosome 7, SspV2, whole genome shotgun sequence:
AAGATCTTTTAGTGTAAATTTATCTGATTACTTATGATAACAATATAGTAGATATGTTCTATTTATGACATCCCAAGTATAGATTTGATGGCCAATGGACGTCTGAGTGAACAACTGCTTCTTCTGCTTTCCATTTGCAGGAGCAGAACACAGTACCTTTACTGAGAAAAGCTCTCAAGGATGTTGCAATGGAAAAGGATGCTGCAGTTGTTGCACGGGTATTAAATTACACTACTAGTCTATTTGGTTACACCAGATTCTTGATGCTCTTTGCCACCCTTATAATAAACCCTTATACTGTTATAGGAGGATCTTTCTACTCAGCTTCGCACCCTGAAAAGGCGCATAAAAGAAGCTGAAGAAGAACAATATAGAGTAAGTCAGGGCAGTCTTAGTGAATGATTTAACAAAGTTTAGCTCACCTGCATCTCATCGTTTCATATGCTTATGCTTTTGATCCTATTGCGTTAGGCGGAAGAGGATGCTGCTTCACTAAGAGCCGAATTAAATGTGTTGCAACAGCAAACAATGCACAATCTATCAGGTGGCAACAATGCAACTGGATATTCAATTGATCAGATGCAAGCGATGGAAAGAGAATTGTCTAGTTTGAGGTCTAAGCTTGAGGTCAGATTTTGATGTGACTTCTTTTGCATGTCTGATGAGATTATATTGAGCTGAATATCATATTCCATCTGTTTTTGGAAATTTAAGCAAGAAGCAGTACTTAGACAACAAGAGCATCAAGTCTTAGTAGAGGAGCAAGCCCGTGCATCTGCTCTCATTGTTCAGAAGCAAGAGTTGGAAGAAAAGCTTGCCTCTGCCTCTAAAAGGATTTCAGGTATCACCATGGGCCACTTCATTCGTACTCGTCCTTTGTCGAAATATGGTCAACCAGGAATTATTATGTTTGCAATGCTTTTCTTGTTGGTCCTAGCTCCTCACAATAGGAATTAGTTAGTCATAATAGGAAACCTAGATGAATGAACTGTTTACCTGAGGTGGAAGGCTTTGGGAATCTCTTTGTTATTCTGTTGGTGGATGTAGAACTATTTGTTCACTGTTTGAGACATTCCTGTGTTTTAGTATCTGACAACTTTTTCACGTTCTCCATCTGGACCCTATGGTaacttatatatattactctGGCCAGTTAGTGAAATCATACTGTTGTATAATATAAACTCTTCATAGAGGTCAACAGATTTTTTTTAGCAATGCAATTTTGCCATTTGACTATTATTCTTGACATCTTTCTTCTTTCTATTTGccatcaattttctttttaattttcctGTCCTAATGCAGAAAATGGAACAGAACAGGAGCACCAAAGGACATTCACACTGGTATGAATTTTTTGATTGACCCTGGTTAGTTCTGGAAAAAACGTGGTTCCAACGAACTGTATGACAAATTAGATGTGATGTTGCGTAGAAGATGAATTTTATTATCAATGCAGTTAGTTTAAATAGGTTGattgattttggttttgtttcTTCAGATTACCACCCATTTATAGTTTGATGGAGTTGCAGTTTCTGCTTATCTGAACATATGCTACACATGATTGCAGGAAGACAAGGGGAGACTTGAGAAGCAACTGCATGATATGGCAGTAGCTGTTGAGAAACTGGAATCTAGCAGGCAAAAACTTCTACTGGAGGTAAATGATTTTTGTCGGCCCATTTAGCATCAAGAATACAACTTATTATGCATCAGTTTTTGTCTACAGATTGACTCCCAATCTTCGGAAATAGAAAGATTATTTGAAGAAAATTCCAGTCTCTCATCTGATTATCAAGAATCACTGGAACGTGTAGCAACCTGGGAGAATCAGGTTTCCCCTAATTTACCGCTCATGTTTTACCTATATGGCTATATCCTTGACTCCTTGTACTTCATTCACTGGTTAGCCGGATGACTGACTCCATTCTAGTTTATCCTACTATTCTGTGAAGAAGACCCCTGTCTCTTTATTAAAGGATCTGGGGCTACTTTTACTGCAATGTGTTATACACATTCCTTCTTGAAAGGCATTCTCAATTTACTGTCCAAAATCTCACTTTCCTTGGTATTTCTATAGGTCAAAGCTCATATACAACAAAATGAGGAACTTCGAAAAACAGTGGACAAGTTGCGGATGGAGCAAGCCAGTTTACCAGGTCTGAATGATAAAGCTTTCCAATCACTTTCTGGCTCCAGCAGAGGTGATAATGCGATTGAATCTCAATATGGGGCTGAATATATTTCCCTTAAGGTTTGTCAGTGAAGCAATTCTTTTGGTATTTCTCTTCTCTTGTTGATAAGATCTCGGTTTTCGTGAAGAGAGGGTGCCATTCACACTTAACTGCACTATGACTGGGCAAAGTTTTCATTGTTGGAGCTTGAGTATCTGTAACTAATTATCAGTGCTCTCGTTATACCGCCCTTAACTTCCTTGGAATACGTCTGCTTTTGGGGTAACTCGGTATTTTAACTCGCTATAGGGACAACTAGGTAAAGAGCAAAGCAGAGCAGAGGCTCTATCTGCAGACGTATTGCAGCTCTCGACACGCCTCCAGCAAGCGACAGAAGCGTACAATGGTCTCTTGCGCCTGTACGTATTATCCTCTACCACTTCTAAGTCTATCTCCTGTTGCATGTGTTTGCACTTTCGCTTCTCTTTCTAAACGTATTTTGTGTGGCTATGTATTTTCAGCTACAAACCTGTGTTGCGGAATATTGAGAATGGTCTTGTGAAGATGAAGCAAGATGGATCGGTTACTGTACAGTAACATCCCACTAGTGTTTGTGTTTTTGTATGAATAGAAAACTCCATTTGTTGATCGATAGCAATTCTTTTGATAAATGTGGATAacaaaatgagcagaaaatTTCTGTCATTTATGATTATATATTtcccttttttattttactgtATATTCAGTCGTATGTATTTCAGTCATATATATAAATGACTTTGTATTTTCCGTTCTACAAAGCGCGCAAACTTACAGTATTCAAAATCATGCAAGATTTTTACTTTTTGGGCCagaactaatataaaaaagggAAGCTAAATATTCGAATCGAATTCATATGACATATGTGATTGAAATTGATTTTTAGTTTGAGATATGGTTGCTTATAAAATTTGAAACTAGACACATGATAGGATCATAGGAAAACCCTCATAGTTTTCACCATACAATTGACATAGTTTTTTTGGTTGCTATTTTAGCCAAATTCATATGACAAATATGTGATTGAAATTGTTTTTCTTATTTGCATTTACGTAACCGAAGCTTTAATATGTTCATTTATTGGCTACGCTCATTCCATAGAGTAACCCACCACATGTATTTATTAACTGCAATTATTTTTATGTAAGTTAGTACTACATTTTGTTTAATCAAGTGACATGTTGCAACatagtaataaatagtagtagtataaggAATTATATGCTACATgtaaaataatcaaatcaaaCTCAACGTAAAAACCATAATGAAACTCTGCATTAAAAAAATTCCAACTTCTCCTCAGTATAAATAGGTTAATTATGCTTTTGGAAAATGAGACAAAATGAAGTTCCTATTCCTCCTCTCTTTTCTCCTATTTGCGGCGGTGAGCAGCGGCGCCGCCCGGATAAATAATGAAACTCTAGCCTCCCATCCAAAGCACAAGAGTATACCTTCTGACCCCCACCCTAAACCACATCCTCTCAAGTCCTCTCCTCCACCCCATCATGATGGCCACCACAACCCTTCTCCTGCGCATCATcactgatggagtacgtactaaacaagcccaacagcagtaaagcccatcagcctaaggcccaagaaagagttcagttcggcacaaccaaagagtatcagtccggcatgactaaagagttcagttcggcacaaccaaagagttcggccccagcctacagctcggtaaaagccaaccaatcaaactctgctctcaggtcggcatcaagctctactctcagatcggcaaaagctgctcggcaacaattcagcagttcggtctcagtattcgaccgaactaggagatagtggacccatgcaggatctccacgacctccactacacccacgatctatttagtggtgtcaagcagtcattaactcatgcaggatagtggacccatgcaagatcgccacgatctccacgacatccactacctagtaaatggctgcatgccacgatcttggttcaatgtataaataagaacctagatcagatagatagggttggCTTCGaaagactctctcgctttctagagaaaaaatacaaaatagcaagtatgtattgtaagctgtaagaaaacagatcaagcaatacaactctgccctcatttcttcccgtggacgtagatttacctcagtaaatcgaaccacgtaaaatctctgtgtcgtgatctgcatcttcctgcattcactaacatcagaaattcgcggaaacatcactggcgccgtctgtgggaaacagagaaccaaatttgtgataaagcgaatttttgaccctttttccacccaaaaaaaaatgcataccagatcacataacacccataataccgttcgtgataaccgtgaggaagctagtccagctcgcaggtctgaaaaacggcctcgggagacatctacctccggttctcacgaagaaggaacaagccactccaagagagatcgcaccgagtcttcccagcagcccgatttaaatgaagctgtcaagctgttcttggccgagaagcaggaggagttcttaaccttcctgcagaagagccaacagccggagaagacaacggcggattctccctcctcatccagacatgaaagtcactaccgcagtagtgacgtgtcttccaggagaaagaatcctcaaccccgacatgttcctgttcctcctcggtaccggaaccacaggagaactccatctcctccgtaccgaagagatgtcggattcgccatgtacggagcattaaagactccgttctcggacgatatcacccgaactcctttgccgcggaactaccggacaccgtcaatgacttatgacgggctagtggatcctcatgacttcttgggacgctatcagtataatatggcgaaccagggtctcaatgaggtccatatgtgcaagctgttccctgagctgctcatcgggaacgccagaaggtggttcgacagccttcctcaaggcagcattagatcctaccgagatctaatggatgctttccacaggaggttctttcagaaagcggaagcccgaagtacttcggctcagctgctttctatacgtcaaggtcgcgacgaaaggaTCAgtgacttcatgacgagattccacaaggaatgcctacaagtagatgatctcaacgatctacttgtcatttcggcattccaaaatggaatcctgcccggagctctctacagaaagctcgtggaatgcagtccgcaaacagctcaagagatgtgggacattgcggaccagttctcccgtgccgatgaggcagaccgtcgaaaacggtctttagacagctcatctagaggagacgaaaagaagcccgatcatagcgatcagaggtttcctcgccgaactccttttgaaagaattcaaagggcaccggtacaaggcagattgggaccacgtctcaatcctgagaagccgcccgctcagttcgtaccattgaacaagtcaagagcggaaattttcgaactacattccgatatgttcgaaaagccaaggcggacgacgaaatcggccgcgcgccgacctcaggatcaatattgctccttacatcaagactacggtcacgataccgaggagtgccgacatttggctgcaggtattgatgcccttgtgaaagcagggacgttaaaaaaataccaaagcaagcagccgaaaaagaacaaaaggcagggaggtgcgaactgcgctcctcaggatccgaaaaggcaacaggatcccgaagacgacaacgagccgcaatatgatggagtaatcctaactattgacgctctccctgccgggaagactaaaccgtctctgaagtcatagagcagaaaaaggcttttgacgagctcaaaaattatttagccgagcttccaattctctctgctccaacagatgccgaagtgattttcttatacttagcggcttccgatcaaaccattagcacggtgcttgtacgagaagaaggcctaaagcagtttcccatctactttacaagccgagcattaagaggtccagaaacaaggtatcaacctctggaaaaaattgctctggcgttagtaaatgcagcaaggagactttggccatacttctatgctcacaaggtatgcgtcttaaccgatctgcctcttcggcaagttttgaccaagccagaagcatcaggcagaatcgccaaatgggccatagagctgggagaacactcaatcgagtacctacctcggaaagccatcaagggacaagccttggcagattttcttgcagaggccaagttcgatcaagcaatccctgtcattgccgaacagaaaaattctgccaatgccgaactagcacagcccttggaatccgaagtagagccgccagactgctggagcggattcgtagatggagcttcaaacaagatgggaagtggagctggtattttactcgtcgctcccgacggacacgaggtaacctactcacttcggttcctattccccactactaataatgaagccgagtacgaagccctcctggccggactccagttagcgcaaagtctgctcgtcaaatctctcaaagtccattgtgattcacaagtcatagtaaatcacatgttgggtacaagtgaagctcgtgacgagagaatgaagaagtatttggacaaagcgcaaagcatcagccgaagtttctcctattttcggataatccgcattcccagagcggaaaatagccgagcagataccttaagtaagttggcctcagatccgagctcaaaggcggaagaattaatgcatcgaagcattgatgaagccgaggtacattcagtatccagctcgccgaactggatgacgccgatcttgcagtatctggatcaaggacaattgcccgaggataagagagaagctcggaagatcacgtgccgagcacttcggtacgaacttcatgaaggagtcctctttagaaagtcttacctccagccgttattgcggtgcgtaggaccagaagagacggactacatcctcagagaagttcatgaaggatcgtgcggtagccacatcggagccagagctttagctaaaaaagttctgagatggggatattattggccaaccatggtacaagaagcagtgcagctcgtcaagacatgcccgaagtgccaaatccatgcaaatatcccaaggatatcgcagaccgatctatccactatgcaaagcccttggccttttatgcaatggggcatagacatagtgggaccacttcctcaagctcctcggcaaatgaaattccttatcgttgccgtggactacttcacgaagtgggtggaagctgaaccattagctgcgataacgagctcaaaggcattggacttcgtctggaagaacatagtgtgccgatttggcataccccacatcctcatctcggataacgggactcagttcaccgacaagacgttcaagaattggtgccaagagctgaatattcaacagcggttcacttcggtctctcatccacaagcaaacggacaaacggaggtaacaaatcgtatcctggtgaaagggttaaaagctcggttagaacaagccaaaggacaatgggtagaaaatctccctcaagtcctatggtcctaccgaactacacccacaacctccaacggtgaaactccgtacagtctggtttacggcactgaagccgtgattccggtggagatcggcatacccagtccccgaactctaaacttctcagcagaaatgaatgacgacggactgagagccgagctagatcttgccgaagaaagaagagaattggcatgcataaaagcagccaagtataaggagcaagtagcccggtattacaaccaaagggtgaagaagctgcaatttcaagtgggagatctcgtcttgagaaacaacgaagtaagccgagcagaaaagctgggcaagctcgaacccacatgggaaggtccgtatcgggtgtcagaagtcctcggcaaagggtcttacaaattggctcacatgtcaggagaacaggtaccccgaacatggcacatttccaacctcaagaagttccatttgtaagagacagtccggtcagtcagtcttgagtcctgttcggtcaatgtgctttatttggtttgcttggtctttttttgtctctgtgcgttttgtccgtgtgttttgtctgtctctgtgcgtgtcgtctcttacaaatgttactgaggtatcttgttcttcgaaggctgatccccttcttagaacatatacaagccaacgattgtgagtcaaagcttctacagaagatacaaggccacaattcagcttaaacaagcagttcgtctgaaacgagctgcaataagccaacgattgtgaagtcaaagcttctaaagaagatacaaggccacaattcagcttaaacaagcagttcgtctgaaacgaactgcaataagccaacgattgtgaagtccaagcttctaaagaggatacaagaccacaattcagcttaagaatcaagcacttcgtctgaaacgaactgcaacgaaagtccgattctcgcgataaaacttgcctgaattaggacaagggaaagtccgatccacgcgataaaactcgccgaattaggacaagggaaagtccgatccccaaattaggacaacggaaagtccgatccgagcgataaaattcgccaaattaggacacaagcttagtccggtcaaagatgtttatttcatcagaccaaagacgagtccggtcaaagatgtttatttcatcaaaccaaagacgagtccggtcaaagatgtttatttcatcaaaccaaagacgagtccggtcaaagatgtttatttcatcagatcaaagacgagtccggtcaaagatgtttatttcatcagaccaaagacgagtccggtcaaagaagagttcacttcataagaccgaggacaaacatcaacttaccctgtacctttatccagaatgccgaagtgattcacttcgctttccggggggggtagtgatggagtacgtactaaacaagcccaacagcagtaaagcccatcagcctaaggcccaagaaagagttcagttcggcacaaccaaagagtatcagtccggcatgactaaagagttcagttcggcacaaccaaagagttcggccccagcctacagctcggtaaaagccaaccaatcaaactctgctctcaggtcggcatcaagctctactctcagatcggcaaaagctgctcggcaacaattcagcagttcggtctcagtattcgaccgaactaggagatagtggacccatgcaggatctccacgacctccactacacccacgatctatttagtggtgtcaagcagtcattaactcatgcaggatagtggacccatgcaagatcgccacgatctccacgacatccactacctagtaaatggctgcatgccacgatcttggttcaatgtataaataagaacctagatcagatagatagggttggCTTCGaaagactctctcgctttctagagaaaaaatacaaaatagcaagtatgtattgtaagctgtaagaaaacagatcaagcaatacaactctgccctcatttcttcccgtggacgtagatttacctcagtaaatcgaaccacgtaaaatctctgtgtcgtgatctgcatcttcctgcattcactaacatcagaaattcgcggattcatcaatcACGGCCACCACAAGCCTTCTCCTGCGCCACATCACGGCCACCACAAGCCTTCTCCGCACCATGGCCATGACAAGCCTTCTCCTCTACTACACCACGGCCACCACAAGCCTTCTCCCCATCACGGCCACCACAAGCCTTCTCCTGCGCAGCATCACGGTCACGACAAGCCTGCTCCTCCGCCTCATCATGGCCACCACAGGCCTTCTCCTTCACATCATCACGGCCACCACAAGCCATCTCCTCCGTCTCATCACGGCCATTAAAGGAATTCACCGCCCTGATACTGACGTCCTTCTTCATCAATACGAGTTAACAGCAGCGCGATCAATTGAGAGAGGAGCaaataaatctaaat
Proteins encoded in this window:
- the LOC121742267 gene encoding E3 ubiquitin-protein ligase bre1-like, with protein sequence MEARHASLGRRTLEDIRQKRAAERMSKTSSGPDLAKISTDATGIKKSESATRLTENDISGLLSQLKNMQQRNTELEEANKEFTSLLQKKEVENEMMQKRLNDLEQNTVPLLRKALKDVAMEKDAAVVAREDLSTQLRTLKRRIKEAEEEQYRAEEDAASLRAELNVLQQQTMHNLSGGNNATGYSIDQMQAMERELSSLRSKLEQEAVLRQQEHQVLVEEQARASALIVQKQELEEKLASASKRISENGTEQEHQRTFTLEDKGRLEKQLHDMAVAVEKLESSRQKLLLEIDSQSSEIERLFEENSSLSSDYQESLERVATWENQVKAHIQQNEELRKTVDKLRMEQASLPGLNDKAFQSLSGSSRGDNAIESQYGAEYISLKGQLGKEQSRAEALSADVLQLSTRLQQATEAYNGLLRLYKPVLRNIENGLVKMKQDGSVTVQ